One Cryptosporangium aurantiacum DNA window includes the following coding sequences:
- a CDS encoding TIGR03619 family F420-dependent LLM class oxidoreductase, which yields MDIGFGLPVAGGWATPENTITVARHAEELGYRTLWSFQRLLVPDAQPLPPQYLSVLDPLVALAYAAGTTERIGLGTAIVNAPFTAPAVLGQQLATLDVLSRGRLLAGLGLGWLPAEFAAAGVPFERRGARFEEYLRCLDAVWGPDPVAFEGEFYRIEPSTVLPKPVQRPRPPVLIGGDAPRALERAGRLADGWISRSTFDLTKLGPAVTTVRTAAEKAGRDPDALRFVCRGVVLVGERKGLLTGSLDEIKADLPVLEEQGITEVFVDLNFDPAVGSVDVDAAVALRHALTVLDALAPGRRP from the coding sequence ATGGACATCGGATTCGGCCTGCCGGTCGCGGGCGGATGGGCGACGCCGGAGAACACGATCACCGTAGCCCGGCACGCGGAGGAGCTCGGCTACCGCACGCTGTGGTCGTTCCAGCGGCTGCTGGTGCCGGACGCGCAGCCGCTGCCCCCGCAATACCTGAGCGTGCTCGATCCGCTGGTGGCGCTCGCGTACGCGGCGGGCACCACCGAGCGCATCGGCCTCGGCACGGCGATCGTCAACGCGCCGTTCACCGCACCGGCCGTGCTCGGTCAGCAGCTCGCGACACTCGACGTCCTGTCGCGCGGACGGCTGCTGGCCGGACTCGGCCTCGGGTGGCTACCGGCGGAGTTCGCCGCGGCCGGTGTCCCGTTCGAACGTCGCGGTGCCCGCTTCGAGGAGTACCTGCGGTGCCTGGACGCCGTCTGGGGCCCCGATCCGGTCGCATTCGAGGGCGAGTTCTACCGCATCGAACCGTCCACCGTGCTCCCCAAGCCGGTGCAGCGGCCGCGGCCGCCGGTGCTGATCGGCGGCGACGCCCCGCGGGCACTGGAGCGCGCCGGGCGGCTCGCCGACGGCTGGATCAGCCGCAGCACGTTCGATCTGACGAAGCTCGGCCCGGCCGTGACGACCGTGCGCACCGCCGCCGAGAAGGCCGGCCGCGATCCGGACGCGCTGCGGTTCGTCTGCCGCGGTGTGGTGCTGGTCGGCGAGCGGAAGGGTCTGCTGACCGGATCGCTGGACGAGATCAAGGCCGACCTCCCGGTGCTGGAGGAGCAGGGCATCACCGAGGTCTTCGTCGACTTGAACTTCGACCCGGCGGTCGGTTCGGTCGACGTCGACGCGGCGGTGGCGCTGCGGCACGCGCTGACCGTCCTGGACGCGCTGGCGCCGGGTCGGCGGCCGTGA